A single genomic interval of Actinomadura rubteroloni harbors:
- a CDS encoding branched-chain amino acid ABC transporter permease yields the protein MSAPNREAVLPQETAAAVPSRIRRIARHRHRTVPVLLLLAALVAPFQLVPFRVFQLTMVFVYALALLGLNLLVGHTGQISLGHGGFFAVGSYTAAVMMDRWDVPYLLTLPAAAALAFAVGLALGVPVLRLRGLYLALVTMSIAIFLVPLLKRFGSLTGGSMGLTLAHPEAPSWTGLAQDQWLYFAALAVTAACALVNRSLLRSRVGRALHAVRDNEAAAEVMGVRPAHYKTLAFAWSAMFAGAAGAVNTWVIAFVSPDSFTVNLSIMLLAGIVIGGLGSTYGPLLGGAFVMYVPTVAQGLNEAAPNVVFGVLIIAVMYVAPTGLAGLAGRAGRSFEQIQRKK from the coding sequence ATGAGCGCACCGAACCGGGAGGCCGTCCTCCCGCAGGAGACGGCGGCGGCCGTCCCGTCGCGCATCCGCCGGATCGCACGGCACCGGCACCGGACGGTCCCCGTCCTGCTCCTGCTGGCGGCGCTCGTGGCGCCGTTCCAGCTCGTCCCGTTCCGGGTCTTCCAGCTCACGATGGTGTTCGTCTACGCGCTGGCGCTGCTCGGGCTCAACCTCCTGGTGGGGCACACCGGGCAGATCTCCCTCGGGCACGGCGGCTTCTTCGCGGTCGGTTCCTACACCGCCGCGGTGATGATGGACCGCTGGGACGTGCCGTACCTCCTGACCCTGCCGGCCGCCGCGGCGCTGGCGTTCGCGGTCGGCCTCGCCCTCGGCGTCCCGGTGCTGCGCCTGCGCGGCCTGTACCTGGCGCTGGTCACGATGAGCATCGCGATCTTCCTGGTGCCGCTGCTCAAACGGTTCGGGTCGCTCACCGGCGGCTCGATGGGCCTCACGCTGGCCCACCCGGAGGCGCCGTCCTGGACGGGCCTCGCCCAGGACCAGTGGCTGTACTTCGCAGCGCTCGCCGTCACGGCCGCGTGCGCGCTGGTGAACCGGTCGCTGCTGCGGTCGAGGGTCGGCCGGGCGCTGCACGCCGTCCGCGACAACGAGGCCGCCGCCGAGGTCATGGGCGTGCGCCCGGCCCACTACAAGACGCTCGCCTTCGCCTGGAGCGCCATGTTCGCCGGTGCGGCGGGCGCGGTGAACACCTGGGTCATCGCGTTCGTCTCGCCCGACTCGTTCACCGTCAACCTGTCCATCATGCTGCTCGCCGGGATCGTCATCGGCGGGCTCGGCTCGACGTACGGGCCGCTTCTCGGCGGGGCGTTCGTGATGTACGTCCCGACCGTCGCGCAGGGGCTCAACGAGGCCGCGCCCAACGTGGTCTTCGGCGTCCTGATCATCGCGGTGATGTACGTCGCCCCCACCGGCCTCGCGGGCCTGGCGGGACGTGCGGGCCGTTCCTTCGAGCAGATCCAACGGAAGAAGTGA
- a CDS encoding branched-chain amino acid ABC transporter permease codes for MADFAQQVVEGLGAGAIYASLALALVLIYQFTGIVNFAQGELAMFSTFVAWQFVHAGVPFWLALALTLAVSFAGGTLIERVLIRPVEGAPELTLVIVTLGLFLVVNAAAGWIWSFLIKDFPSPFPSGALHGGGVDVGYSTLGVLGVVAGVMGLLYLLFRYTKVGLAMRAVASNPQSARLSGVRVSRMLALGWGLSALVGAVSGVLVAPVLFLEPNMMGGVLIYAFAAATLGGFDSPLGAVVGGLVVGVAETLAGAYVHAIGSDLKIGVPLAVILVVLLFRPQGLFGRAAVERA; via the coding sequence GTGGCGGACTTCGCGCAGCAGGTGGTCGAGGGGCTCGGCGCCGGAGCGATCTACGCGAGCCTGGCCCTGGCCCTCGTCCTCATCTACCAGTTCACCGGCATCGTGAACTTCGCGCAGGGCGAGCTGGCGATGTTCTCCACCTTCGTCGCCTGGCAGTTCGTGCACGCGGGCGTGCCGTTCTGGCTCGCGCTCGCCCTCACGCTGGCGGTGTCGTTCGCGGGCGGGACGCTCATCGAACGCGTCCTCATCCGGCCGGTCGAGGGCGCGCCCGAGCTGACGCTCGTCATCGTCACCCTCGGGCTGTTCCTGGTGGTGAACGCGGCGGCCGGCTGGATCTGGTCGTTCCTCATCAAGGACTTCCCGAGCCCGTTCCCGAGCGGCGCGCTGCACGGCGGCGGCGTCGACGTCGGCTACTCGACGCTCGGCGTGCTCGGCGTGGTGGCGGGCGTCATGGGCCTGCTCTACCTGCTGTTCCGCTACACCAAGGTCGGGCTGGCGATGCGGGCCGTGGCGAGCAACCCGCAGTCGGCCCGGCTGTCGGGCGTCCGGGTGAGCCGGATGCTCGCGCTCGGCTGGGGGCTGTCCGCGCTCGTCGGCGCGGTCTCCGGGGTGCTCGTCGCGCCGGTGCTGTTCCTGGAGCCCAACATGATGGGCGGCGTCCTGATCTACGCGTTCGCCGCCGCGACGCTCGGCGGCTTCGACAGCCCGCTCGGCGCGGTGGTCGGCGGGCTCGTCGTCGGCGTCGCCGAGACGCTCGCCGGGGCCTACGTCCACGCGATCGGGTCCGACCTGAAGATCGGCGTCCCGCTGGCCGTGATCCTCGTCGTGCTGCTGTTCCGGCCGCAGGGCCTGTTCGGACGAGCGGCGGTGGAACGGGCATGA
- a CDS encoding ABC transporter ATP-binding protein, giving the protein MTARTGRPGFLTVENLRAGYRAGRVLHGVGLTVAEGEICAILGPNGAGKTSLLRALCGMIRTEGTLRFDGADLPRRRPEAVARMGVAHVPEGRGTFAPLTVEENLRLGAYTRRDRAGVRDDLERTYGYFPVLKERRGQAAGSLSGGEQQMVAIGRALMARPRLVLLDEPSLGLAPLVTRDLFRIVRAINEEKRTTVMLVEQNAHLTLEFAHRAHVLETGRIVLSGTAEEIRADERTARAYLGIGV; this is encoded by the coding sequence ATGACCGCGCGGACGGGGCGGCCGGGGTTCCTCACCGTCGAGAACCTGCGCGCCGGATACCGCGCGGGCCGGGTGCTGCACGGCGTCGGCCTCACCGTCGCCGAAGGGGAGATCTGCGCGATCCTCGGTCCCAACGGCGCCGGGAAGACCAGCCTGCTGCGCGCGCTGTGCGGAATGATCCGCACCGAAGGCACCTTGCGGTTCGACGGAGCCGACCTGCCGCGCCGCAGGCCGGAGGCGGTCGCCCGGATGGGCGTCGCGCACGTCCCCGAGGGACGCGGCACCTTCGCGCCCCTGACCGTCGAGGAGAACCTGCGCCTGGGCGCCTACACGCGGCGGGACCGCGCCGGCGTCCGGGACGACCTCGAGCGGACCTACGGCTACTTCCCCGTGCTGAAGGAACGGCGCGGCCAGGCCGCGGGCAGCCTCAGCGGCGGCGAGCAGCAGATGGTCGCGATCGGCCGCGCGCTGATGGCGCGGCCCCGGCTGGTCCTGCTGGACGAACCGTCGCTCGGCCTCGCCCCGCTGGTCACCCGCGACCTGTTCCGCATCGTCCGGGCCATCAACGAGGAGAAGCGCACGACCGTGATGCTGGTCGAGCAGAACGCGCACCTGACGCTGGAGTTCGCGCACCGCGCCCACGTCCTGGAGACCGGGCGGATCGTCCTGTCGGGCACCGCCGAGGAGATCCGCGCGGACGAACGGACGGCGCGCGCCTACCTGGGAATCGGGGTGTAG
- a CDS encoding ABC transporter ATP-binding protein encodes MLDISGLTVRFGGIRALDGVGFTVRAHHMVGLIGPNGAGKTTLFNCLTRRYQADEGTVGFEGVDLLSVAPHSIAALGIARTFQNLGLFAEMSVRDNVLVGAHKRAGATFLSAGLRLPSVRREESKLRAEADALLRRLDLADVAEYPATGLPFGTLKRIELARALAVKPRLLLLDEPCNGLSHGEVDEFAALLRDLREEYDLTVIVVEHHMGFVMGTCDRVVCLEFGRKIADGTPDEVQNDPAVRDAYLGLSA; translated from the coding sequence ATGCTAGACATCTCCGGCCTGACCGTCCGGTTCGGGGGAATCAGGGCGCTGGACGGCGTCGGATTCACCGTCCGGGCCCATCACATGGTCGGGCTCATCGGACCGAACGGCGCGGGAAAGACCACGCTGTTCAACTGCCTCACCCGGCGTTATCAGGCCGACGAGGGGACGGTCGGTTTCGAGGGCGTCGACCTGCTGTCGGTGGCCCCGCACTCCATCGCCGCGCTCGGCATCGCGCGGACGTTCCAGAACCTCGGTCTGTTCGCCGAGATGTCCGTCCGCGACAACGTCCTGGTCGGTGCGCACAAGCGCGCAGGTGCGACTTTCCTTTCCGCCGGGCTGCGCCTGCCGTCGGTGCGCCGGGAGGAGTCGAAGCTGCGTGCCGAGGCGGACGCCCTGCTGCGCCGCCTCGACCTCGCCGACGTCGCCGAGTACCCCGCGACGGGCCTGCCGTTCGGGACGCTCAAACGCATCGAGCTGGCCCGCGCGCTGGCCGTGAAACCGCGGCTGCTCCTGCTGGACGAGCCCTGCAACGGGCTGAGCCACGGGGAGGTGGACGAATTCGCCGCCCTGCTGCGCGATTTGCGCGAGGAATACGACCTGACGGTGATCGTGGTCGAACACCACATGGGCTTCGTCATGGGCACCTGCGACCGCGTCGTGTGCCTGGAGTTCGGCCGCAAGATCGCCGACGGGACGCCGGACGAGGTACAGAACGACCCGGCCGTCCGCGACGCCTACCTCGGGCTCTCGGCATGA
- a CDS encoding alpha/beta fold hydrolase yields the protein MTLDFTSADGLRLHVHEWLPSGEPRGIVQFSHGMGEHGGLYSEFAAELTRHGYAFYVHDHRGHGRSAQNGFGHLGVDGWNRLVSDLRALAETLHRRHPRLPLVLIGHSMGSYAVQQLLLGHADLLAGAVLMGTTALDGLAARLEHESDRLGFYNAPFQPVRTPFDWLSRDAAFVDAFIADPLCAASLDGDGLKDMYAAAPRLAAPATGASRIPLCVMVGDQDPLNLGLTLSDLLVRRYRRAGLTDIVYRTYPGARHHLLNETNGDEITAELIAWIIRVTG from the coding sequence GTGACCCTCGACTTCACAAGCGCCGACGGCCTGCGGCTGCACGTTCATGAATGGCTGCCGAGCGGTGAACCGCGCGGCATCGTTCAGTTCTCGCACGGCATGGGCGAGCATGGCGGGCTGTATTCCGAGTTCGCGGCCGAGTTGACCCGTCACGGTTACGCTTTCTATGTCCACGACCACAGGGGCCACGGCAGGTCCGCGCAGAACGGTTTCGGCCATCTCGGCGTGGACGGCTGGAATCGCCTGGTCTCCGACCTGCGCGCGCTGGCCGAGACCCTTCACCGCCGTCATCCGCGCCTGCCCCTCGTGCTGATCGGTCACAGCATGGGCTCCTACGCCGTTCAGCAATTGCTGCTCGGCCATGCCGATCTGCTGGCCGGCGCGGTGCTGATGGGAACCACGGCTCTGGACGGCCTGGCCGCCCGGCTGGAGCACGAGTCCGATCGCCTCGGCTTTTACAATGCTCCCTTTCAGCCCGTCCGCACGCCTTTCGACTGGCTCAGCCGTGATGCGGCCTTCGTCGACGCGTTCATCGCCGATCCGCTGTGCGCCGCATCGCTCGACGGCGACGGTCTGAAGGACATGTACGCCGCCGCGCCGCGGCTCGCCGCCCCGGCCACCGGCGCGTCCCGCATCCCGCTGTGCGTGATGGTCGGCGACCAGGACCCGCTCAACCTCGGCCTCACCCTGTCCGACCTGCTCGTGCGGCGGTACCGGCGAGCGGGGCTCACCGACATCGTCTACCGCACCTACCCGGGCGCGCGGCACCACCTGCTCAACGAGACCAACGGCGACGAGATCACAGCGGAACTCATCGCCTGGATCATCCGCGTGACCGGCTGA
- the ligA gene encoding NAD-dependent DNA ligase LigA, protein MTRTSGMDPVVAGIADEVAYAAAVQTAVSASAAYYGTGTSALDDDAFDRLVRGIAAYESAHPDQVLPDSPTGKVAGGAVVGDVPHTVAMLSLDNVFHADGLAAWVAGLERRIGRPVAQWSVEPKLDGLAISARYRQGRLVQLVTRGDGVAGEDVSHNIGAVAGLPERLGEPVTVEIRGEVLMTRAQFEAATASRAQAGGVPFANPRSAAAGSLRAKDRAYAVEMTFFGYGALPLPGGSGWGAGTEPALAARLRELPHSQVMELAAGWGVQTPAAIAGAPAVCGTVEPLVQRVEAIAALRPELEFGIDGVVVKADLAADQADAGVSSRAPRWAVAYKLPAVEKITTLLAVEWNVGRTGIIAPRAVLEPVEVDGVVITYATLHNAGDIERRGLLLGDKVTVYRAGDVIPRVEAPVAHLRTGAETPIAIPGVCPHCGDAIDTSQKRWRCVRGRACTAVTSIRYAVGRDQLDIEGLGEKIIDQLVAASLVTDFADLFTLTREPLLDLDRMGATSADNLLNAIEAAKTKPLGKVFAALGVRGTGRAMSRRIARHFATMDNIRVADAATFQDVEGIGPEKAPVIVAELAELGPLIDKLIAAGVNMAEPGATAPAERAAAETESPGESDPAPADGGGGLPLAGLTVVVTGAMTGLLADLSRNQMNELIERAGGRASSSVSARTSVLVAGEKAGSKKAKAEQLGIEVLSPAAFAERLTGLL, encoded by the coding sequence ATGACCAGGACTTCGGGCATGGATCCGGTAGTTGCCGGGATCGCTGATGAGGTCGCGTACGCCGCTGCCGTGCAGACCGCCGTCTCCGCCTCGGCGGCGTACTACGGCACAGGGACGTCGGCGCTCGATGACGACGCCTTCGACCGGCTGGTGCGCGGGATCGCCGCCTACGAGAGTGCTCACCCTGATCAGGTGCTGCCGGATTCTCCGACCGGGAAGGTCGCCGGTGGGGCGGTGGTCGGGGATGTGCCGCACACGGTGGCCATGCTGAGCCTGGACAACGTGTTCCACGCCGATGGCTTGGCAGCGTGGGTCGCGGGTCTGGAGCGGCGGATCGGGCGGCCGGTCGCGCAGTGGAGTGTGGAGCCCAAGCTGGACGGCCTGGCGATCTCCGCCCGGTACCGCCAGGGCCGGCTAGTACAGCTGGTCACCCGCGGCGACGGCGTTGCCGGGGAGGACGTCAGCCACAACATCGGTGCCGTCGCCGGGCTGCCCGAGCGGCTCGGCGAGCCGGTCACGGTGGAAATCCGCGGGGAAGTGCTGATGACCCGGGCGCAATTCGAGGCGGCGACCGCTTCGCGTGCCCAGGCGGGCGGTGTCCCGTTCGCCAATCCGCGCAGCGCCGCCGCCGGTTCCCTGCGCGCCAAAGACCGTGCCTACGCCGTGGAGATGACGTTCTTCGGGTACGGCGCTCTTCCCCTGCCCGGCGGTTCTGGGTGGGGCGCCGGGACCGAGCCCGCGCTGGCGGCGCGGCTGCGGGAGCTGCCGCACAGCCAGGTCATGGAGCTGGCCGCCGGGTGGGGCGTGCAGACCCCGGCCGCGATCGCGGGCGCCCCGGCGGTGTGCGGCACGGTCGAGCCGCTCGTGCAGCGGGTCGAGGCGATCGCGGCACTGCGCCCAGAGCTGGAGTTCGGGATCGACGGCGTCGTGGTCAAAGCGGATCTGGCCGCCGACCAAGCCGACGCGGGAGTGTCGTCGCGGGCGCCGCGGTGGGCGGTCGCCTACAAGCTGCCCGCCGTGGAGAAGATCACCACGCTGCTGGCGGTGGAGTGGAACGTGGGCCGGACCGGGATCATCGCGCCGCGCGCGGTGCTGGAACCGGTCGAAGTGGACGGCGTGGTCATCACCTACGCCACCCTGCACAACGCCGGTGACATCGAACGGCGCGGACTGCTGCTCGGCGACAAGGTGACGGTCTACCGCGCCGGCGACGTCATCCCACGGGTCGAAGCTCCCGTCGCGCACCTGCGCACCGGCGCCGAGACCCCGATCGCCATCCCCGGGGTGTGCCCGCATTGCGGGGATGCGATCGACACGTCGCAGAAGCGGTGGCGGTGCGTGCGCGGCCGGGCGTGCACGGCGGTGACCTCGATCCGGTACGCGGTGGGCCGCGACCAGCTCGACATCGAGGGCCTCGGCGAGAAGATCATCGACCAGCTCGTCGCCGCGAGCCTGGTCACCGACTTCGCCGACCTGTTCACTCTCACCCGCGAGCCGCTGCTGGACCTGGACCGCATGGGCGCCACCAGCGCCGACAACCTGCTGAACGCCATCGAGGCGGCCAAGACCAAGCCGCTCGGCAAGGTGTTCGCCGCACTCGGCGTCCGCGGCACCGGCCGGGCGATGTCGCGGCGCATCGCCCGCCACTTCGCCACCATGGACAACATTCGCGTCGCCGACGCCGCCACGTTTCAGGACGTCGAGGGCATCGGACCGGAGAAGGCCCCGGTGATCGTCGCCGAACTCGCCGAACTCGGCCCGCTGATCGACAAGCTGATCGCGGCCGGTGTGAACATGGCCGAGCCCGGCGCCACTGCTCCGGCCGAGCGCGCCGCCGCCGAAACCGAGTCGCCCGGTGAGTCGGACCCCGCGCCGGCCGATGGTGGCGGCGGTCTGCCGCTCGCGGGCCTGACCGTGGTGGTCACCGGCGCGATGACCGGCCTGTTGGCCGACCTGTCGCGCAACCAGATGAACGAGCTGATCGAGCGGGCGGGCGGACGCGCGTCGTCCTCGGTGTCGGCCAGGACCAGCGTCCTGGTGGCAGGCGAGAAAGCCGGGTCCAAGAAGGCCAAAGCCGAGCAGCTCGGCATCGAGGTCCTCTCCCCCGCCGCGTTCGCCGAACGCCTCACCGGCCTGCTGTAA
- a CDS encoding carbohydrate-binding protein: protein MIPHWTKTVRWTSFICAPLLHPLLGAGVADASAAPAPHGTMLPRPASGDHRLGAWAAVTGSVPGATGKNAVKLAGAAGKKFAQERATAQRQGRVSAQAVLHRDWGAYPPVNASNGMMATQSILPDKPIGGGDFLYAPTAKSTGHSCIELTTAYHGAGAVLWAWDWCGQPGAAKTVRMDAAFRATYTTTVNSRPAYTMSQVRSNTARNTWTVYLYNYKTQSWDTFWSQSGTDKTNYSFGWNTYEIWSNTNPSTGHGYFCDATRNTTIESSDIQIYAGKWTPATAANAPLSSRPPAGSSYNCPTLNFAVVSPNNDWTATNR, encoded by the coding sequence ATGATTCCGCACTGGACAAAGACCGTTCGCTGGACGAGTTTCATCTGCGCCCCGCTGCTGCATCCGCTGCTGGGCGCGGGGGTGGCGGACGCGTCCGCGGCCCCGGCGCCGCACGGCACAATGCTCCCCCGCCCCGCCAGCGGCGACCACCGCCTCGGCGCCTGGGCCGCCGTCACCGGCAGCGTCCCGGGCGCCACCGGCAAGAACGCCGTCAAGCTCGCAGGCGCGGCGGGAAAGAAGTTCGCGCAAGAGCGCGCCACCGCGCAGCGACAAGGACGCGTCAGCGCGCAGGCCGTGCTCCACCGGGACTGGGGCGCCTACCCGCCGGTCAACGCGTCGAACGGCATGATGGCGACGCAGAGCATCCTTCCCGACAAGCCCATCGGCGGCGGCGACTTCCTCTACGCTCCCACCGCCAAGTCGACCGGCCATTCCTGCATCGAACTCACGACCGCCTACCACGGCGCGGGAGCGGTCCTGTGGGCCTGGGACTGGTGCGGGCAGCCCGGAGCGGCAAAGACCGTCCGCATGGACGCCGCCTTCCGCGCCACCTACACCACCACCGTCAACAGCCGGCCCGCCTACACCATGAGCCAGGTGCGCTCGAACACCGCGCGCAACACCTGGACCGTGTACCTGTACAACTACAAGACCCAGTCCTGGGACACCTTCTGGAGCCAGTCCGGAACCGACAAGACCAACTATTCGTTCGGCTGGAACACCTACGAGATCTGGTCGAACACCAACCCCTCCACCGGCCACGGCTACTTCTGCGACGCCACCCGCAACACCACCATCGAAAGCAGCGACATCCAGATCTACGCCGGCAAATGGACCCCGGCCACGGCGGCCAACGCCCCGCTGTCCTCCCGCCCCCCGGCCGGCTCCTCGTACAACTGCCCGACACTGAACTTCGCCGTCGTATCCCCCAACAACGACTGGACCGCGACCAACCGCTGA
- a CDS encoding MarR family winged helix-turn-helix transcriptional regulator, which yields MNYNEMGEGGPPDRLGGSTGFLLAWVSAQAGERYGAALAAEGLNAHHVGVLTLLTGGPMPQSRLSERLGVFKPAMVGILRDLEGMGLVQRSPHPTDRRALEVHLLPEGRRRVQAIEAVNQRVTDEFFSPLTAGERDVFHRLLTKLAGRPPTKE from the coding sequence ATGAACTATAACGAAATGGGCGAGGGCGGGCCGCCGGACCGGCTCGGTGGATCGACGGGCTTCCTGCTGGCGTGGGTCTCGGCCCAGGCGGGCGAGCGGTACGGCGCAGCGCTCGCGGCCGAGGGCCTCAACGCCCATCACGTCGGCGTGCTGACGCTCCTGACCGGCGGCCCCATGCCCCAGTCGCGGCTCAGTGAGCGCCTCGGCGTGTTCAAACCGGCCATGGTCGGCATCCTGCGGGACCTGGAAGGCATGGGTCTCGTCCAGCGGTCGCCGCACCCCACCGACCGCCGCGCGCTGGAAGTCCATCTCCTCCCCGAGGGGCGACGGCGCGTGCAGGCGATCGAGGCCGTCAACCAGCGCGTCACCGACGAGTTCTTCTCCCCGCTCACGGCCGGCGAACGCGACGTCTTCCACCGGCTGCTGACCAAGCTGGCCGGCCGGCCACCGACCAAGGAGTGA
- a CDS encoding putative Ig domain-containing protein → MKSTSVPRKMGATGLAAIVVASLAFLSPVARAGTPAVEQAACATVQKGHANCWAERLTSVQGVRGVQPAAPSGKSSADIQSAYGLPSGGSGMTVAIVDAYDDPNAESDLATYRKQYGLPACTTANGCFRKVDQRGGTSYPRGDAGWSEEITLDLDAVSAACPNCKILLVEANDNNDPNMYAADDQAVKLGAKLVSNSWSSPEDSSQSQYESHWKVPGVLFAFATGDNGYNGGTQYPASSTSTLAVGGTTLRSDSSTRGWSESVWSGAGSGCSAYRTQSSWQAKVGTGCARKANSDVSADADPQSGLAIYDTYSAPGWQQYGGTSLATPLITAMYALAGTPGANDNPASYPYAHTGQLNDVTTGTNGTCGAPMCAARAGWDGPTGLGTPKGVGAFTPGGVTPPPGDLRVANPGDQSSTVGKAITPVKDSVTGGTAPYTWTASGLPGGLRIDSSTGEISGTPTTAGTFTVTVTAKDNVGKTGSVTFTWTVKGGGGGGGTVTVTKPLGQFGFTGYTVFPLQIQATDSNGEDLSFTATGLPPGVRISTSGLLSGTPTTVGTYAVTVKATDTDGNFGTTTFSYQIYKGA, encoded by the coding sequence ATGAAGTCCACGTCAGTACCACGCAAGATGGGTGCGACCGGCTTGGCGGCGATAGTCGTCGCGAGCCTGGCGTTCCTGTCGCCCGTGGCCCGTGCGGGCACACCCGCCGTCGAACAAGCCGCGTGCGCGACCGTGCAGAAAGGACATGCCAACTGCTGGGCCGAAAGGCTGACCAGCGTGCAAGGCGTGCGAGGCGTGCAGCCCGCGGCGCCGTCGGGTAAGAGCTCCGCTGATATCCAGTCGGCCTACGGTCTGCCCAGCGGTGGCAGCGGCATGACCGTCGCGATCGTCGACGCCTACGACGACCCGAACGCGGAATCGGACCTGGCCACCTACCGCAAGCAATACGGGCTGCCGGCCTGCACCACCGCCAACGGCTGCTTCCGCAAAGTGGACCAGCGCGGCGGAACCTCCTACCCCAGAGGCGACGCGGGATGGTCGGAGGAAATCACCCTCGACCTCGACGCGGTGTCGGCGGCATGCCCGAACTGCAAGATCTTGCTCGTGGAGGCGAACGACAACAACGACCCGAATATGTACGCCGCAGATGACCAGGCGGTGAAGCTCGGCGCCAAACTGGTGTCGAACTCCTGGAGTTCACCCGAAGACTCCAGCCAGAGCCAGTACGAGAGTCACTGGAAGGTGCCGGGCGTGCTGTTCGCGTTCGCGACCGGTGACAACGGCTACAACGGCGGCACACAGTACCCGGCCTCCTCGACGTCCACCCTGGCCGTCGGCGGGACGACACTCAGATCCGACTCCAGTACCCGGGGCTGGTCGGAATCGGTGTGGAGCGGCGCGGGCTCGGGCTGCTCGGCTTACCGCACACAGTCTTCCTGGCAGGCCAAGGTCGGCACCGGATGCGCGCGCAAGGCCAACTCCGATGTGTCGGCCGACGCCGACCCGCAAAGCGGCCTGGCCATCTATGACACCTACTCCGCGCCGGGCTGGCAGCAGTACGGCGGGACGAGCCTGGCCACACCGCTGATCACCGCCATGTACGCGCTCGCCGGCACCCCGGGCGCCAACGACAACCCGGCCTCCTACCCCTACGCCCACACCGGCCAGCTCAACGACGTGACCACCGGCACCAACGGCACCTGCGGGGCACCGATGTGCGCCGCCCGCGCCGGATGGGACGGTCCCACCGGCCTGGGCACGCCCAAGGGCGTCGGGGCGTTCACACCCGGCGGCGTCACTCCGCCGCCCGGTGACCTGCGCGTCGCCAACCCCGGTGACCAGAGCAGCACGGTCGGCAAAGCCATCACCCCCGTCAAGGATTCGGTCACCGGAGGCACCGCGCCCTACACCTGGACGGCCTCCGGCCTGCCCGGCGGGCTGCGCATCGACTCCTCGACCGGTGAGATCAGCGGTACCCCCACCACGGCCGGCACTTTCACCGTCACCGTGACCGCCAAGGACAACGTCGGCAAGACCGGATCGGTGACCTTCACCTGGACCGTCAAGGGCGGCGGGGGCGGGGGCGGCACCGTCACCGTGACCAAGCCCCTCGGACAGTTCGGCTTCACCGGCTACACGGTGTTCCCCCTGCAGATACAGGCCACCGACAGCAACGGTGAAGACCTGTCCTTCACCGCGACCGGCCTTCCGCCCGGCGTGCGGATCAGTACTAGCGGATTGTTGTCGGGCACCCCGACCACCGTCGGTACCTACGCCGTGACCGTCAAGGCCACTGACACCGACGGAAACTTCGGGACGACCACCTTCAGCTACCAGATCTACAAGGGCGCCTAA
- a CDS encoding helix-turn-helix transcriptional regulator, with protein MQALARGVSYRTIYHTPALVEPGGMELLDQYLAVGEQARSLPDVRMKMLIADREYAVIPTSFTSDDAATRLLIRPSPLLDALLLAFEALWERATPLGTAAAHAPGGDGTSGGARNQPTSRDLAILRLLASGAKDRTIARALGITERTVQRRIAEILRLLNASTRFQAGVQAIQRGWLPTQPPIDTPGSSPSLAASLQTLMNQPKKIAL; from the coding sequence ATGCAGGCGTTGGCCCGCGGCGTCAGCTACCGGACGATCTACCACACACCGGCGCTGGTCGAGCCGGGAGGGATGGAACTCCTCGACCAGTACCTCGCCGTGGGAGAGCAGGCACGTTCCCTTCCCGACGTCCGGATGAAGATGCTCATCGCCGACCGGGAGTACGCCGTCATCCCGACCAGCTTCACCAGCGACGACGCCGCGACCCGGTTGCTGATCCGTCCGTCACCGCTGTTGGACGCGCTGCTCCTGGCTTTCGAAGCACTGTGGGAGCGGGCCACCCCGCTCGGCACCGCGGCCGCGCACGCGCCCGGCGGCGACGGTACGTCCGGCGGAGCCCGGAACCAGCCGACGTCACGCGACCTGGCGATCTTGCGATTGCTGGCCAGCGGCGCCAAAGACCGGACCATCGCCCGCGCGCTCGGAATCACCGAACGCACGGTCCAGCGCCGCATCGCAGAGATCCTGCGCCTGTTGAACGCCTCCACACGGTTCCAGGCGGGAGTCCAGGCCATTCAGCGTGGATGGCTGCCGACGCAACCGCCGATCGACACGCCCGGCTCATCCCCGAGCCTGGCCGCGAGCCTCCAGACACTGATGAACCAGCCTAAAAAAATAGCGCTTTAG